One part of the Bacteroidia bacterium genome encodes these proteins:
- a CDS encoding 7TM diverse intracellular signaling domain-containing protein yields the protein MNPIKIFCLIGLAVFCNVSIAQSPIAIKSGQSYSFGKGLEFYVDSSSTADLSSLKGAEFQDLQSGVLNLASIPYPVWVRFSLINESNSSLFLEIGSPLLEEIEVYEIGDSTESLLYSGGIGNVFDHRPILAENWTFNLELKQGESRSYYLKARTGYPFLMPINVSEARAFASSKTQENVFWGLYIGIMIFAFLYNFFIFFSTRERTYLYYIIYILGSTIFYLGLQGSSFKLLWPNNPGMNFYLPMIICLTNIPVMLFTFRFLNISSEDKIPYRIGIGFIGLFIVLAGVNLSGNHAAADQLAQLFSTLSCTFYIGLGIRGWIRGDRSAKFFLIAWTLFLILVIIFILSIGGAIPSNSFTSSGIYIGHMTEVILLSFALADRINVLKEENARKQEEIIFQLKENETIQLRANQELEGKVVERTKEVVRQKEEIQETLMKLKTAQTQLVESEKMASLGQLTAGIAHEINNPVNFIISNIDSLKLDLSEVKQVVEKYQAIKSEGEIVNELKEASDYAKEMDLNFLFVEMQGLVEGIEEGSKRTRDIVSGLKNFSRLDEDGFKEIDLHKGLDSTLALLDNKLNNITIIKEYDPNFPLVESIPGKLNQVFMNILDNSITAIGDKGNIRITTGTDAKNAWIKIKDDGIGIKEEIQSRIFEPFFTTKDVGEGTGLGLSISYGIIENHKGKILVSSQPGEGTEMKIEVPIKQFEN from the coding sequence ATGAACCCTATTAAGATTTTTTGTCTGATTGGACTTGCAGTTTTCTGTAATGTTTCAATTGCCCAATCTCCCATAGCGATCAAGTCAGGGCAATCCTACAGCTTTGGAAAAGGGCTAGAATTTTATGTCGATTCCAGCTCTACCGCTGATCTTAGCAGCCTGAAAGGAGCTGAATTTCAGGATTTACAAAGCGGAGTGCTGAATTTGGCAAGCATCCCTTATCCCGTTTGGGTAAGATTTAGCCTAATCAACGAAAGTAATTCTTCTCTCTTCCTTGAGATAGGTAGCCCCTTATTGGAAGAGATAGAGGTTTATGAAATCGGGGATAGTACAGAAAGCCTATTATACAGCGGTGGAATAGGCAATGTCTTTGACCATCGACCCATATTGGCCGAGAATTGGACCTTCAATCTCGAACTGAAACAAGGAGAAAGCAGAAGTTACTATCTCAAGGCAAGAACAGGTTATCCTTTCCTGATGCCAATAAATGTATCTGAAGCGCGAGCCTTTGCCAGTAGTAAAACACAGGAAAATGTCTTCTGGGGTTTGTATATAGGTATCATGATCTTTGCCTTCCTCTACAACTTTTTCATCTTCTTTTCGACCCGAGAAAGGACCTACCTATACTACATTATTTATATTCTGGGTTCCACCATCTTTTATTTGGGATTGCAGGGAAGTTCGTTCAAACTCCTTTGGCCCAATAATCCAGGGATGAACTTCTATTTACCGATGATCATTTGTCTCACCAATATTCCGGTGATGTTGTTCACCTTCAGGTTTTTGAATATTAGTTCTGAAGATAAAATTCCTTACCGGATTGGCATAGGCTTTATTGGATTGTTCATTGTACTGGCCGGAGTAAATTTGAGTGGAAATCATGCAGCGGCTGATCAATTAGCACAATTGTTCAGCACCCTTTCCTGTACTTTTTATATTGGTTTGGGGATAAGGGGATGGATAAGAGGAGACAGGTCCGCCAAGTTTTTCCTGATCGCATGGACCTTATTCCTGATTCTTGTAATCATTTTTATATTAAGTATTGGAGGAGCAATTCCTAGTAATTCCTTTACAAGTAGTGGCATATACATTGGCCACATGACAGAAGTTATCCTTCTTTCCTTTGCCCTGGCGGACAGAATCAATGTGCTAAAAGAAGAGAATGCCAGAAAACAGGAAGAGATCATTTTCCAATTAAAAGAAAATGAGACCATCCAACTTAGGGCCAATCAGGAGTTGGAAGGAAAAGTAGTTGAACGTACGAAAGAAGTTGTCAGACAAAAAGAGGAAATTCAGGAGACCCTGATGAAATTGAAAACGGCTCAAACCCAATTGGTAGAGTCTGAAAAAATGGCCTCCCTCGGACAACTTACCGCAGGGATCGCCCATGAAATCAATAATCCTGTAAATTTCATCATCTCTAATATAGATTCTTTGAAACTGGATCTTTCGGAAGTCAAGCAGGTTGTCGAAAAATACCAGGCCATTAAATCAGAGGGTGAGATTGTAAATGAGCTAAAAGAAGCCTCAGATTATGCTAAAGAAATGGACCTCAATTTCCTCTTTGTAGAAATGCAGGGATTGGTAGAAGGAATAGAAGAAGGTTCCAAGAGGACTCGGGATATTGTTTCTGGTCTAAAGAATTTCTCTCGTCTTGATGAAGATGGGTTTAAAGAAATTGATCTTCACAAAGGACTGGATTCTACCCTTGCCTTGCTCGATAATAAACTGAACAATATCACCATCATCAAGGAATACGATCCCAATTTCCCTTTGGTCGAGAGTATCCCTGGCAAACTCAATCAGGTATTTATGAATATCCTGGACAATTCGATTACAGCCATAGGAGATAAAGGCAATATTCGAATTACAACCGGGACAGATGCTAAGAATGCCTGGATCAAGATCAAGGATGATGGAATTGGCATTAAAGAAGAAATCCAATCAAGAATATTTGAACCCTTCTTTACTACCAAGGATGTGGGAGAAGGAACCGGACTTGGCTTATCCATTAGTTATGGTATCATCGAGAATCATAAAGGAAAAATCCTCGTTAGCAGCCAGCCAGGAGAAGGTACTGAAATGAAAATTGAAGTACCTATTAAGCAATTTGAAAACTAA
- a CDS encoding FAD-binding oxidoreductase → MSHRKTPTQLLKEESISLLKKKSSRSLIPSKSKISRTKLKKLELKIQGRLIFPWSPDYNQYKNDFSNTYPTDPQIIALVENYNDIRELLSFANSIDLWTVIRSGGHSLADYSVCDGLVIDLRNLNSIYVDYNNKTVTVDSAVLFGNLNGHLESYGLHLPGGGCPTVAVAGYMMGGGYGLTSRTFGMNCDNVLAVTVMLANGGIVVANESQNEDMYWAIRGGTGGNFGVLLNITYRVYELGNIFGVKIDWDINDNLPDAARALYTMQNELLTQDKYPNFGMQIPITMDTDRHRKVMFRGTWVGDQASLEAAIQPLTSLNGASDIQIKNGKYSTINGWLLEGVPNIPHTVQTNAFTRSMYIDHQLGTSDWEAILSYFMKTAPNDYTMIDLEFYGGRINEFPIENSAFIHRNVQMDFFCDALYNSITNDREANKIWLEGFFNFLAQYGNGHSYQNYPNRNQRDYRWAYWGNYYTQLVTIKNKYDPDNFFRYQQSIGPDAEMKEMKDQKILFKETKIVYEPY, encoded by the coding sequence ATGAGCCACCGCAAAACCCCCACTCAATTACTCAAAGAAGAATCTATCTCTTTACTGAAGAAAAAAAGTAGCAGATCTCTAATCCCTTCCAAGAGCAAGATTTCCAGAACTAAACTCAAAAAACTCGAACTGAAAATTCAGGGTAGACTGATCTTTCCCTGGTCTCCGGATTACAATCAATACAAAAACGATTTTAGCAATACCTATCCAACAGATCCTCAAATCATTGCACTGGTAGAAAATTACAATGACATTCGCGAACTCCTGAGTTTTGCCAATTCGATAGATCTCTGGACCGTTATTCGATCCGGAGGGCATAGCCTTGCGGACTACTCTGTTTGTGATGGACTGGTGATAGATCTTCGAAATCTGAATAGCATATATGTAGATTATAATAATAAAACCGTAACGGTCGATTCAGCGGTTCTCTTTGGAAACTTAAATGGTCATTTGGAATCTTACGGACTTCATCTACCAGGAGGAGGTTGTCCAACTGTTGCCGTAGCTGGTTATATGATGGGGGGAGGATATGGATTAACCTCCCGGACATTTGGCATGAACTGCGACAATGTGCTTGCAGTAACAGTTATGCTTGCAAATGGAGGCATAGTGGTTGCCAATGAATCTCAGAATGAAGACATGTACTGGGCGATCCGAGGAGGAACCGGAGGAAACTTTGGGGTATTACTGAATATTACCTATCGGGTTTACGAATTAGGAAACATATTTGGAGTAAAGATTGACTGGGATATAAACGATAATTTACCTGATGCTGCAAGAGCTCTTTACACCATGCAAAATGAGTTACTTACGCAGGATAAATACCCAAACTTTGGTATGCAAATTCCGATTACAATGGATACGGATAGGCATAGAAAAGTTATGTTCAGAGGCACATGGGTTGGAGATCAGGCAAGTCTTGAGGCGGCAATACAACCTCTGACCTCTTTGAATGGGGCGAGTGATATTCAAATAAAAAATGGCAAATACTCCACCATCAATGGATGGTTATTAGAAGGAGTTCCCAATATTCCACATACCGTGCAAACAAATGCTTTCACACGAAGCATGTATATAGATCATCAATTAGGCACCAGCGACTGGGAGGCAATTCTTTCTTATTTCATGAAAACCGCTCCCAACGATTATACCATGATTGATCTGGAATTCTATGGAGGAAGAATAAATGAATTCCCGATTGAAAACTCTGCTTTTATACACCGTAATGTCCAAATGGACTTCTTTTGCGACGCACTCTATAATTCAATCACTAACGACAGAGAAGCCAATAAGATCTGGCTGGAAGGATTTTTCAATTTCCTCGCTCAATATGGAAATGGACATTCCTATCAAAATTATCCCAACAGAAATCAGCGAGATTACAGATGGGCCTACTGGGGCAATTATTACACACAACTGGTTACTATTAAGAATAAGTACGATCCTGACAATTTCTTTCGCTACCAACAATCCATTGGACCGGATGCCGAAATGAAGGAGATGAAGGATCAAAAAATTCTCTTCAAAGAAACCAAAATTGTGTATGAACCCTATTAA
- a CDS encoding HAD family phosphatase: protein MSKQFKGIIFDMDGTMIDNMMVHHHAWKRKLSSLGLEMSLEEIMEKVHGINEEIIARLFGDRFTPEERKKISAEKEAEYRKIFLPQLKLIEGLAECLDKLVAREIPMAVGTAAPPGNVEFVVDNLQLAPYFKGIFHSRSVKKGKPDPEIFEMAAGSMGLQAKDCLVFEDSLTGVETALNAGAKVVVVTTTHQEEEFEHFSNILFYIKNYNDPQLQQLLSNHFS from the coding sequence ATGAGCAAGCAATTCAAAGGCATAATCTTCGATATGGATGGCACGATGATCGACAATATGATGGTTCATCATCACGCCTGGAAAAGAAAGCTATCCAGTCTGGGTCTCGAAATGAGTCTGGAGGAAATCATGGAAAAAGTACATGGGATCAATGAGGAGATCATTGCCCGACTATTTGGAGATCGCTTTACGCCGGAGGAAAGAAAAAAAATCAGTGCCGAGAAAGAGGCGGAGTATAGAAAAATCTTTTTGCCGCAACTCAAATTAATAGAGGGATTGGCTGAGTGTCTCGACAAATTAGTAGCCAGGGAAATTCCGATGGCAGTGGGAACAGCAGCACCTCCCGGAAATGTAGAATTTGTAGTGGATAATTTACAGCTTGCGCCTTACTTCAAGGGCATATTCCATTCTCGTAGTGTTAAAAAAGGCAAACCAGATCCAGAGATATTCGAAATGGCAGCAGGCAGTATGGGACTTCAAGCCAAAGATTGCCTGGTATTTGAAGATAGCCTGACGGGAGTAGAAACTGCCCTGAATGCAGGAGCAAAAGTTGTGGTTGTTACAACTACCCATCAAGAGGAAGAATTTGAACATTTCTCCAATATCCTGTTCTACATAAAAAACTACAATGACCCCCAGCTACAGCAACTCCTTTCAAATCATTTCTCATAA
- a CDS encoding peroxidase family protein, whose translation MRKNFFLFFLVLVFSPFFEISVLLAQNNGPGSGRRDGRVNGRRVRIQTRNIVDTSQCARMEFRTIDGTCNNLRSAESMEFGARDIVLRRSLPPAYGLTDPFNAMGGDNRFSARAISNIVSAQTGQEPSNQNLSAFVFSWGQFLDHDISLTPEAHNEFEPISLPANEPLFTQEIPFFRSEIFANTGQVEAREQLNLITAWIDASMVYGSEPLRADWLRTHQNGKLKVSSGNLLPFNTLDGEYGSPIDTAAPSMAGVDANGRMWVAGDIRAGEQTGLTCLHTLFVREHNRLCDELIGQGLQDDEEIYQKAREQIIAQIQKISYDEFLPAMGVSLDRYEGYDSRVRPDISNEFATGAYRLGHTMVTGGVRLVDANCQPMPDSLVSLIEAFFNPSIIQNNGIDPYLKGLSLEVQSEVDLLIVDELRNFLFSDPNSSPIVAGFDLAALNIQRGRDHGLADYNSARQRFRGRTARDFSDISRDSLTAARLSAAYQGDINNIDLWVGLLAEDKVNGTSLGPTLLAMLKDQFERLRDGDRFYFENSLGRNALSNIDNTSLSDIIQRNTQLSDLPSNIMFASTCNGNVQNNNRLASQLDIFPNPSEGEIRIKRSRKDIRIEAFSVIDLRGMTLINRRAYERRIDLSFLQPGTYFIQIFTNKGMATKSLVME comes from the coding sequence ATGAGAAAGAATTTTTTTCTCTTTTTTCTTGTTCTTGTTTTTTCCCCCTTCTTCGAAATTTCAGTTCTACTTGCCCAAAACAATGGCCCCGGAAGTGGTCGCAGAGACGGGCGGGTAAATGGACGGAGAGTTCGAATACAAACCCGTAATATCGTCGATACAAGCCAATGTGCTCGCATGGAATTCCGTACGATAGATGGTACTTGTAATAATCTGAGAAGTGCTGAAAGTATGGAATTTGGTGCCCGTGATATTGTATTGCGGAGATCCCTACCTCCAGCATATGGACTGACAGACCCTTTCAATGCTATGGGAGGTGATAATCGCTTCTCAGCCCGTGCTATTTCAAATATTGTTTCTGCCCAGACGGGCCAGGAGCCAAGCAATCAAAACCTCAGTGCCTTTGTGTTCAGCTGGGGGCAATTTCTGGATCATGATATCAGCCTTACTCCGGAAGCTCATAACGAATTTGAACCCATCTCTTTGCCCGCAAATGAGCCTCTTTTTACCCAGGAAATCCCCTTCTTTCGCTCAGAAATTTTTGCTAATACCGGCCAAGTAGAAGCTCGGGAACAATTGAACCTGATCACAGCCTGGATAGATGCTTCCATGGTCTACGGATCAGAACCCTTGCGTGCCGATTGGTTGAGGACTCATCAAAATGGAAAATTGAAAGTTTCCAGTGGAAATCTATTGCCCTTTAATACGCTCGACGGAGAATATGGAAGCCCAATTGATACAGCCGCTCCCAGTATGGCGGGGGTAGATGCGAATGGAAGAATGTGGGTAGCTGGAGATATTCGTGCGGGGGAACAAACAGGCTTGACTTGCTTGCATACCCTTTTTGTTCGGGAGCATAATCGGCTTTGTGATGAGTTGATCGGGCAGGGTTTACAGGATGATGAAGAAATTTATCAGAAAGCCCGTGAACAGATCATCGCACAGATACAAAAGATCAGCTATGATGAATTTTTACCAGCTATGGGAGTATCTCTGGATAGATATGAAGGATATGATAGTCGAGTTCGACCCGATATCAGCAATGAATTTGCTACGGGGGCCTATCGTTTGGGGCACACAATGGTTACCGGAGGAGTACGCCTGGTAGATGCAAATTGTCAGCCGATGCCTGACTCTTTGGTGAGCCTGATAGAAGCTTTTTTCAATCCCTCTATTATTCAGAATAATGGGATAGATCCCTATTTGAAAGGATTGAGTCTTGAGGTCCAGTCGGAGGTTGATTTATTGATTGTCGATGAGCTCAGAAATTTCCTCTTCAGTGATCCTAATAGCTCTCCAATCGTAGCAGGTTTTGATCTGGCGGCCTTGAATATTCAAAGAGGTAGAGATCATGGCTTGGCGGACTATAATAGTGCAAGGCAGCGTTTCCGGGGACGAACTGCACGAGACTTCTCAGATATCAGTCGAGACTCATTGACAGCAGCTCGCTTATCCGCAGCTTATCAGGGAGATATCAACAATATTGACCTTTGGGTTGGACTCCTGGCTGAGGATAAGGTAAATGGGACTTCTTTAGGACCCACGCTCTTAGCCATGCTCAAAGATCAGTTTGAACGATTGAGGGACGGGGATCGCTTCTATTTTGAGAATTCACTGGGCCGAAATGCGCTTTCAAATATCGATAATACAAGCCTTTCTGATATCATCCAGAGAAATACCCAATTGAGTGATCTTCCCTCAAATATCATGTTTGCTTCTACTTGCAATGGAAATGTGCAAAACAACAATCGACTTGCCAGCCAACTGGATATTTTCCCTAATCCCTCCGAAGGAGAAATCAGGATCAAAAGAAGTCGAAAAGATATTCGAATAGAGGCCTTTAGCGTCATTGACCTAAGGGGTATGACCCTTATCAATCGAAGGGCCTATGAGCGCAGAATAGATCTCTCATTTTTACAGCCCGGCACCTATTTTATACAAATTTTCACCAACAAAGGAATGGCAACAAAAAGCCTGGTAATGGAGTAA
- a CDS encoding response regulator transcription factor, whose product MKLLLVSSEEKLANMLQTQPEEYFFSFEVSSTYTDAKERLSSSAFDVLILDAYQAKNCPVKFLSVLRLNNELLPILFVQSHENLEEMLRVFDAGADDCLSRPFHPDEFYARIRALYRRYRFHGQEELNFEEIYLDLGSREVRISSQLLKLTRMEYELLLYFLSNKNRVLGKEKIAEYLWEDQTDSLIDFDFVYQHIKNLRKKMKALGAKPYIQTVYGLGYRFNSRI is encoded by the coding sequence ATGAAACTTCTGTTGGTGTCAAGTGAAGAGAAATTGGCAAACATGCTTCAGACACAGCCTGAGGAATATTTCTTCAGTTTTGAAGTCTCTTCAACTTATACAGATGCAAAAGAGCGACTAAGCTCTTCTGCCTTTGATGTATTGATTCTCGATGCTTATCAGGCCAAAAACTGTCCTGTTAAATTTCTATCTGTGCTTCGTTTAAACAATGAGCTGCTTCCTATCCTTTTCGTACAATCCCATGAAAATCTGGAAGAAATGCTCCGTGTTTTTGATGCAGGGGCTGATGATTGCCTCAGTCGGCCTTTTCATCCCGATGAATTTTATGCCCGTATTCGAGCACTTTATCGAAGATATCGATTTCACGGACAGGAAGAGTTGAATTTCGAAGAAATATACCTGGATTTGGGAAGTCGGGAAGTCAGAATTTCAAGCCAATTGCTCAAACTTACCCGAATGGAATATGAGTTATTGCTTTATTTCCTTTCAAACAAAAACAGGGTGTTGGGAAAAGAAAAAATTGCAGAATATCTCTGGGAAGATCAGACAGACTCCCTGATAGATTTTGATTTTGTATACCAACACATCAAAAACCTGAGAAAAAAGATGAAAGCCCTTGGGGCCAAACCTTATATTCAGACCGTTTATGGGCTCGGATATCGTTTTAATTCAAGGATTTAA
- a CDS encoding polysaccharide deacetylase family protein produces the protein MNRRKFSKNAFMASLATAAGQWPWSEGKSHILTLSFDDGFRDSFHKIADIYEGYGLQACLNVIASGHLRRFKQVDDWILPDLMGDFEDWNKLIKRGHEVMPHSWKHLNLARQPLSKSKRLIAKCLDYFEEYLEGYDPAYAVFNFPFNSSTPELEKFTLSRVKGIRTFGKGAINPIPKDGSPVLISCSSNGPNIIDSWVKKQIDDFLAKEEGGWLVLNLHGLDTEGWGPISTNFLKKELKRLTTIDYLEILPAGEVLKRSQG, from the coding sequence ATGAACCGAAGAAAATTTAGCAAAAATGCATTCATGGCCTCTCTGGCTACCGCTGCCGGACAATGGCCATGGTCTGAAGGCAAAAGTCATATTCTGACCCTGAGTTTCGATGATGGGTTTCGGGATTCTTTTCACAAGATCGCTGATATTTATGAGGGCTATGGATTGCAGGCATGTCTAAATGTAATTGCTTCCGGGCATCTTCGTAGGTTTAAGCAAGTAGATGATTGGATATTACCTGATCTGATGGGTGATTTTGAGGACTGGAATAAGCTGATTAAAAGAGGTCATGAAGTCATGCCCCATAGCTGGAAGCACTTAAACCTCGCTCGCCAACCCCTGAGCAAATCCAAACGCCTGATCGCTAAGTGTCTGGATTATTTTGAAGAATATCTCGAAGGTTATGATCCCGCTTATGCGGTATTCAATTTCCCGTTCAATTCCTCTACTCCAGAACTGGAAAAATTTACGCTTAGTCGGGTGAAAGGTATCCGAACATTTGGGAAAGGAGCCATAAATCCTATCCCCAAAGATGGAAGCCCTGTCCTCATTTCCTGTTCCTCAAATGGACCAAATATTATTGACAGCTGGGTAAAAAAGCAGATTGATGACTTTTTGGCCAAAGAAGAGGGAGGCTGGCTGGTGCTAAATCTTCACGGCCTGGATACAGAAGGATGGGGACCAATTAGCACGAACTTTTTGAAGAAAGAGCTTAAGAGACTTACAACTATAGATTATTTGGAAATTCTTCCTGCCGGAGAGGTCTTGAAACGTAGCCAGGGCTAA
- a CDS encoding DUF4177 domain-containing protein has protein sequence MKEYKLESLIYYSKLTKDREHIIKSSGKDIQAKLDEYASRGWRLVSTDATDFGAAVYFYLYFERDIPERNN, from the coding sequence ATGAAAGAATACAAACTTGAGTCGCTCATCTACTATTCCAAATTAACCAAGGACCGCGAACATATCATCAAGTCTTCTGGCAAAGATATTCAAGCCAAACTAGATGAATACGCTTCAAGAGGTTGGCGGCTAGTTTCTACAGATGCTACCGACTTTGGCGCAGCAGTCTATTTCTACCTGTACTTTGAACGGGATATACCAGAAAGAAACAATTAG
- a CDS encoding DUF2490 domain-containing protein: protein MMKRYVCVWLIFLLAYPAHSQNMYQLGLLPKFNLNKGLSQGFNLNLKLESRQILRSGIFGEENDWQYAYSLTDFAALLSNKSGIRNSFAGGMQIRRRNDEWFYRIIQQFSVVQKYPVFRLGHRFGFDQTFVEGASPAFRFRYRINAEFPIRGQQVDRGELYLKIGNEYLSKLQAAVGSMEIRLLPVLGINFTDTNKLEIGIDYRLDRFSTPGFRQSYWMVAAWYIKL from the coding sequence ATGATGAAAAGATACGTTTGTGTATGGCTCATATTCCTGTTGGCCTACCCCGCTCATTCACAAAATATGTATCAGCTAGGTCTTTTGCCTAAATTCAATCTCAATAAAGGCCTTTCCCAAGGGTTTAACCTAAACCTCAAACTGGAATCCCGTCAAATTCTCCGATCGGGAATTTTTGGCGAAGAGAATGACTGGCAATACGCCTATAGCCTAACAGACTTTGCTGCCCTTTTGTCAAATAAATCAGGCATCAGGAATTCCTTTGCAGGCGGCATGCAAATCAGGAGGAGAAATGACGAGTGGTTTTATCGCATCATCCAGCAATTTTCAGTTGTTCAAAAGTATCCTGTGTTCAGACTCGGTCATAGATTTGGTTTTGATCAGACCTTTGTAGAGGGAGCTAGCCCTGCTTTTAGATTCAGGTACCGGATCAATGCAGAATTCCCCATTAGGGGACAACAAGTAGATCGTGGAGAGCTTTACCTAAAAATTGGAAATGAATACCTGTCCAAATTGCAGGCTGCTGTAGGAAGCATGGAAATACGACTCTTGCCCGTACTTGGTATTAATTTCACCGATACTAATAAACTTGAAATAGGAATCGATTATCGACTTGACAGATTTTCTACTCCCGGTTTTCGTCAAAGCTATTGGATGGTCGCGGCCTGGTATATCAAACTTTGA
- a CDS encoding TfoX/Sxy family protein: protein MAYSEHLADRVRQGLSSQIEVEEKKMMGGLIFMVNGKMCVGVDIDKKTQKDRLMARIGKEAYAAALEEKGVREMDFTGTVMRGFVFIDPEGYDLDEDMDFWISKALEFNAQVKKK from the coding sequence ATGGCATATAGCGAACACTTAGCAGACAGAGTCAGACAAGGTCTGAGTAGTCAAATAGAAGTAGAAGAAAAAAAAATGATGGGCGGTCTCATATTTATGGTTAATGGAAAGATGTGTGTAGGCGTAGATATTGATAAGAAAACCCAAAAAGATCGACTTATGGCCCGAATAGGCAAAGAAGCATATGCAGCTGCCTTAGAGGAAAAGGGTGTGCGGGAAATGGATTTCACGGGCACAGTCATGCGTGGCTTTGTTTTTATTGATCCTGAAGGCTATGATTTAGATGAAGATATGGATTTCTGGATTTCAAAAGCCCTTGAGTTCAATGCTCAGGTAAAGAAAAAATGA
- a CDS encoding sodium:solute symporter family protein, which yields MLLTLGIIGAIYIGILAFLAIRSRSQEKSSKQYLMGGSSIGAVLGFFTFAATLFSTFTLLGMPDFFRQHGVGAWIFLMISDAVMVFGIIWLGYELRKRAREKEYLGMAGFLKEAYQSKWAGIVAFGGAFIFLVPYVAIQIRGVATFFHAAFPEALPMWAWAVIMVVIMIIYSEVGGLKAIMYSDVLQGILLLIAIWIVGYNCLEHFGGMSKMFEQVAEKNEALLSTPGPKGLFDFQFLLGSMFAIALLPYTQPQISTRVVIMKDVKSLHRMAVGIGFFAILVILPTAFMGMYGAMLYPDASTPEYLNLMFIKDQANIIGAIVMVGLLAAAISTSDSQIFALGAEMRSILNGKDEDMVKIARLSIMAFAIIALIFALLTSDELVALARTSFAGTSLLAPMIFAGIFHKKASSLKILPIITMIGILLFVASQFKIVPSNLLGIRMDLFILLILSVLTLILSRVNKS from the coding sequence ATGCTACTAACACTAGGCATCATTGGTGCCATTTATATCGGAATTCTAGCCTTCCTTGCCATCAGGAGTCGCAGCCAGGAAAAAAGCTCCAAGCAATACTTGATGGGAGGTTCAAGCATAGGAGCTGTTTTAGGATTCTTCACCTTCGCAGCCACCTTATTCAGCACCTTTACCTTATTGGGTATGCCGGATTTTTTCAGGCAACACGGAGTGGGGGCCTGGATATTTCTCATGATCTCGGATGCAGTCATGGTATTTGGGATCATTTGGTTGGGATATGAACTGAGAAAGCGAGCCAGAGAAAAGGAGTACCTCGGCATGGCCGGCTTTCTCAAGGAGGCCTATCAATCCAAATGGGCGGGAATAGTCGCATTTGGAGGAGCTTTCATTTTCCTTGTACCCTATGTGGCTATACAGATCAGGGGAGTAGCAACTTTCTTTCATGCTGCTTTTCCCGAAGCCTTGCCAATGTGGGCTTGGGCGGTGATCATGGTAGTTATCATGATCATATACAGTGAGGTTGGAGGATTAAAGGCTATCATGTATAGTGATGTCTTGCAGGGAATCCTTCTCCTGATCGCTATTTGGATCGTTGGCTATAATTGTCTGGAACATTTCGGAGGTATGAGTAAGATGTTTGAACAGGTAGCCGAGAAAAATGAAGCTCTGCTTTCAACTCCTGGCCCCAAAGGTCTATTTGATTTTCAGTTTCTGCTGGGATCGATGTTTGCCATCGCATTATTGCCCTATACCCAACCCCAAATCTCTACCCGGGTAGTAATCATGAAGGATGTAAAATCCCTGCATCGTATGGCAGTAGGTATAGGCTTTTTTGCCATTTTGGTCATCCTTCCTACAGCCTTTATGGGGATGTATGGAGCCATGCTTTATCCCGATGCATCAACCCCCGAATACCTCAATCTGATGTTTATCAAGGACCAGGCAAATATTATTGGGGCGATAGTGATGGTAGGTTTGTTAGCAGCAGCAATTTCAACCTCTGATTCCCAAATCTTTGCCTTAGGAGCAGAAATGAGGTCGATTCTCAATGGGAAGGATGAGGATATGGTTAAGATTGCCCGCTTGTCAATTATGGCTTTTGCGATCATCGCCTTGATTTTTGCCTTGCTGACAAGTGATGAATTAGTAGCACTGGCCAGAACAAGTTTTGCGGGAACTTCTTTACTCGCTCCCATGATATTTGCCGGCATCTTCCACAAAAAAGCTTCTTCTCTAAAAATCCTGCCTATAATCACCATGATAGGCATCCTTTTATTCGTGGCTTCTCAATTCAAAATTGTCCCTTCAAATTTACTCGGAATAAGGATGGATTTATTCATTCTCCTTATATTGAGTGTACTCACATTGATTTTAAGCAGAGTAAACAAAAGCTAA